The following coding sequences are from one Archocentrus centrarchus isolate MPI-CPG fArcCen1 chromosome 4, fArcCen1, whole genome shotgun sequence window:
- the shroom2a gene encoding protein Shroom2 isoform X4 produces MMGLKLHTGFSDSAPGDCKVRDKPAEFEHYSAPPPPPVTGAIPDCRHRAAPATLNHRPTSISLSLTETALLQPEDHSQSEPSGSRRKLPALEKPLPPPRCPEVDSYESTGSQSEALTLSEPSSALDPTHTTKGDSEQGKGQGAGHHYQASPSASSYRPSGLASMDGHRSPSPQFSPQKLSDRPPVSFQDEDSNRMEHVIENQNPAVRKVPIRIVHSEGSTEKENAPFLQHSDPPGIEAEGHGVTRLGSLGAAGQDSVFCAFTRQKEPDSTPVPQRDIYMTTIGEHIQPPPPPTDVSSSSNKSATNTGVSKEEDQKREELARDIMGKDKTLADILDQSKMKTTMDLMEGLFPQGEQLVEEAHQRRKVQPKQANSRPAEEREKDDSMAAAATMVTSSAYYSTSAPKAELLIKMKDMQEQEEEDSEDELDIDLANKKQELIDSLSKKLQVLREARESLQEDILDNNALGEEVEARVQQVCKPNELDKFKMFVGDLDKVVSLLLSLSGRLARVENALNSLEEDATPEERRTLIEKRKLLIRQHEDAKELKENLDRRERVVYDILANYLQEDSLADYEHFVKMKSALIIEQRKLEDKIKLGEEQLKCLMDSLPIEQRLAL; encoded by the exons ATGATGGGATTAAAGCTTCACACAGG GTTCTCTGACAGCGCTCCAGGTGACTGTAAAGTGAGAGACAAGCCTGCAGAGTTTGAGCATTACTCAGCACCACCCCCTCCGCCCGTAACGGGAGCAATCCCCGACTGCAGACACAGAGCTGCTCCTGCCACCCTGAACCACAGACCCACATCTATTTCTCTCAGCCTCACAGAGACTGCACTCCTTCAGCCTGAAGACCACAGCCAGTCCGAGCCGTCTGGATCCAGGAGAAAGCTCCCTGCGCTAGAGAAGCCTCTGCCTCCTCCCAGGTGCCCAGAGGTCGACTCCTACGAGTCCACTGGTTCCCAGAGTGAAGCCTTAACCCTCTCTGAGCCTAGCTCTGCCTTAGACCCCACCCACACCACTAAAGGAGACTCTGAACAGGGCAAAGGACAAGGGGCAGGACATCATtaccaggcctctccctctgcATCCTCCTACAGACCTTCAGGGCTGGCCAGCATGGATGGGCACCGCTCACCATCTCCTCAGTTTTCCCCACAGAAACTCAGTGACAGGCCTCCAGTCTCTTTTCAGGATGAAGACTCAAACAg GATGGAGCATGTGATAGAAAACCAAAACCCTGCAGTAAGGAAAGTGCCCATAAGGATTGTGCACTCAGAAGGAAGCACAGAGAAGGAAAATGCACCGTTTTTGCAGCACAGCGACCCCCCGGGCATTGAAGCTGAGGGGCACGGTGTGACTCGGCTCGGCAGTCTCGGAGCTGCAGGTCAGGACTCGGTTTTCTGTGCCTTCACCAGGCAGAAGGAGCCTGACAGCACCCCGGTCCCTCAGAGGGACATATACATGACCACTATAGGAGAACACATCCAACCGCCGCCACCGCCCACAGATGTGTCCAGTAGCAGCAACAAATCAGCTACAAACACAGGAGTGTCCAAGGAGGAGGACCAGAAGAGAGAGGAGCTGGCCAGGGACATCATGGGGAAAGATAAAACACTAGCTGATATTCTGGATCAGAGCAAGATGAAGACCACAATGGACTTGATGGAGGGCCTCTTCCCCCAAGGGGAGCAGCTGGTGGAAGAAGCTCACCAGCGCAGGAAGGTGCAGCCAAAGCAGGCAAACTCCCGGCCTGCTGAAGAAAG GGAAAAGGACGACAGCATGGCAGCAGCTGCCACGATGGTGACCAGCTCTGCATATTACAGCACGTCTGCTCCCAAAGCCGAGCTCCTTATCAAGATGAAGGACAtgcaggagcaggaggaggaagactCTGAAGATGAGCTGGACATTGATTTGGCCAATAAGAAG CAAGAGCTGATCGACAGCCTCAGCAAGAAGCTCCAAGTGCTGCGAGAGGCCCGGGAGAGTCTTCAGGAGGACATCCTGGACAACAACGCTCTGGGAGAAGAGGTGGAAGCCCGGGTCCAGCAGGTGTGCAAACCCAACGAGTTGGACAAGTTCAAGATGTTTGTCGGGGATTTGGACAAGGTGGTGAGTCTGCTGCTGTCCCTTTCGGGCCGGCTGGCCAGAGTGGAGAACGCCCTCAACAGTTTGGAGGAGGATGCTACGCCCGAGGAGAGG cGTACGCTGATTGAGAAGAGGAAGCTGCTGATCCGACAGCACGAGGACGCGAaggagctgaaggagaacctggaCCGCCGGGAGCGCGTGGTTTACGATATCCTGGCGAACTACCTGCAGGAGGACAGCCTCGCAGACTACGAGCACTTTGTGAAGATGAAGTCGGCGCTCATCATCGAGCAGCGCAAGCTCGAGGATAAAATCAAGCTGGGCGAGGAGCAGCTGAAGTGTCTGATGGACAGCCTGCCCATAGAGCAGAGGCTGGCCCTGTGA
- the cldn34a gene encoding claudin-34, which translates to MIHLAHTAHWQFLGLIVGFLAWILTMTTVGLNEWRLWQVANVSVITSGEAWVGIWRVCFYSHDVPGMENCQSISISDIFAPVEIAVAQVLMMLAVIFGLAGNISGAVAVRMVYFSVEDCRNIRLVFLLAGVLYLLSATSSLVPLVWNMSSVLKNSTIDFPPEFQIPAPPVSQRIGSAIGVGLCTSIAMFVSGLLFLCYRYAWRAVSTEGPRDPLDGPWTLTTLPQKSELSNRVGNGIDNASFHRE; encoded by the coding sequence ATGATTCACCTCGCTCACACGGCTCACTGGCAGTTCCTGGGCCTGATAGTCGGATTCCTGGCATGGATCCTCACAATGACTACAGTCGGCCTCAACGAGTGGCGCCTCTGGCAAGTAGCCAATGTGTCCGTCATCACCTCGGGCGAGGCCTGGGTGGGTATTTGGAGGGTGTGCTTCTACAGTCATGACGTTCCCGGGATGGAGAACTGTCAGAGCATCAGCATTTCAGACATCTTTGCTCCAGTGGAGATCGCTGTGGCTCAGGTGCTGATGATGCTCGCAGTCATCTTTGGCCTCGCCGGGAACATCAGCGGTGCAGTGGCCGTGAGGATGGTCTACTTCTCCGTGGAAGATTGCAGAAACATTAGGCTGGTCTTCCTGCTGGCGGGGGTGCTGTATTTGCTCTCAGCGACGTCCTCCTTGGTGCCGCTGGTGTGGAACATGAGCTCCGTGCTGAAAAACAGCACCATAGACTTTCCTCCTGAGTTCCAAATCCCTGCTCCTCCTGTCAGTCAGCGAATTGGCTCGGCCATCGGAGTGGGCCTCTGCACCTCTATTGCGATGTTCGTAAGTGGCCTGCTTTTCCTCTGCTACCGGTACGCATGGCGGGCCGTGAGCACAGAGGGCCCCAGAGACCCACTCGATGGCCCCTGGACTCTGACAACACTGCCACAGAAATCTGAACTGTCAAACAGAGTCGGAAATGGCATCGATAATGCCTCCTTTCATCGTGAATAG
- the cldn33b gene encoding putative claudin-24 produces MDTCACALELLGMLVYVGAWLCALATTILPQWLTMSTALLPVESYELGLWETCVVQAFGGMECRAYDSLLGLSRDLKLARILMCAALSVGMLGILVAIPGLNLVHSCKEDSGQQTKRILTITGGVLGMVSGVLCLIPVSYMAHLAVIHFFDDKLPDVVPRWEFGHALFCGWVAGFLLIVAGLILVSSRSCSQVEPQPVLQRRYQVMGTGANFRKRSEYV; encoded by the coding sequence atGGACACATGCGCCTGCGCTTTGGAGCTGCTGGGGATGCTGGTCTATGTTGGAGCATGGCTGTGCGCTTTAGCCACCACTATCTTACCGCAGTGGCTTACCATGTCTACTGCACTGCTGCCTGTGGAGAGTTACGAGCTGGGCCTGTGGGAGACCTGTGTGGTCCAGGCCTTTGGAGGCATGGAGTGTAGGGCTTATGACAGCCTGCTGGGCCTTTCCAGAGACCTCAAGCTGGCTCGCATCCTCATGTGCGCTGCCCTCTCCGTGGGCATGCTGGGAATTCTAGTGGCTATACCTGGACTCAACCTGGTCCACAGCTGTAAAGAGGACAGCGGTCAACAAACCAAGAGGATTTTAACCATCACAGGAGGGGTGCTGGGGATGGTTTCTGGGGTGCTGTGTCTGATCCCAGTCTCCTATATGGCACACTTAGCAGTGATACATTTCTTTGACGATAAGTTACCTGACGTGGTGCCTCGGTGGGAGTTTGGACACGCTCTGTTCTGCGGCTGGGTGGCGGGATTCCTCCTCATAGTGGCTGGCCTGATCTTGGTCAGCTCCCGCTCCTGCTCTCAGGTGGAGCCTCAGCCTGTGCTGCAGCGGAGGTACCAGGTGATGGGCACAGGTGCAAATTTCAGGAAGCGCTCAGAGTACGTTTAA